Proteins found in one Perca fluviatilis chromosome 9, GENO_Pfluv_1.0, whole genome shotgun sequence genomic segment:
- the LOC120565098 gene encoding cytochrome b-c1 complex subunit 10-like codes for MGVASKNYNREVTMVQKILNKLVGTKYITILRTWVPNMAAWGTVGGVALVHFTDWRLVLDYVPYIKGKFSKDE; via the exons ATGGGTGTAGCTAGTAAGAACTACAACCGAGAGGTCACGATGGTCcagaaaatactaaataaattggtcGGTACCAAGTACATTACTATTCTAAGGACGTG GGTACCAAATATGGCTGCCTGGGGAACAGTTGGTGGAGTGGCGCTCGTTCACTTCACCGACTGGCGATTGGTCCTGGACTATGTGCCATACATTAAAGGGAAGTTCAGCAAGGATGAGTAA